The following nucleotide sequence is from Pseudonocardia sp. C8.
CCTCAGTGCCCATGCTTCGGCCCTCGACCGCCGGGCCTCAGGCCGGCTTGCGGACCACCAGCACGGCGCGTTCTCCGGCGCCGACCTCCAGCGTCAACCAGCCCGACGACCGCTGGGTCCGTGCCGGGGCCGTCCGCGGGTCGAGCAGGGCGGGGACACCGCCGTAGGGGCCGCGGGTGAGCCCGTCGGACCCTTCGCGGACGACCTCGAACCCGGCCGCGACCAGGATCTCCCGGATCCGCACGTGCCCCCGCGGGACGCGCGGCGGGACCCACCGGGCCCCGGTGAGCTCGCGGCCGCGGCCCTCGGCGTCGGCGGCGACGACGAGCGCGTGACCGCCGGGCTCGAGCGCCCGGAACCAGCCGCCGGGACCGGTGTCCCCGCCCAGTGCCGCGTCGGGCAGCCGGTCCAGCACCTCGATCGCGGTGATCGCCGCGACGGGACCCGGGAGCTCGTCGACCCGGGTGTGCACCGGGCAGCCGGGGGCGCCGGCCCGGATCGCGGCGGCCTCCTCGTCGGACGCCGCGAGTCCGGCTGCCGGGCCGAGCCGGGCGAGCCCGGCCAGCAGCCCGCCGCCCACGCCCGCGACGTCCAGGTACGGGCCACGGCCCAGGTACTGGCGGACCAGGCGCAGGTACCACTGGCGGGCCGCCCGGTCCGGCGGTGCGGTGCCCGGCAGGTCGGGCGGCGGGGTCGTCGGAATCATCGGTCCATGGGGGTCGGCGACGCGGGGTGCCATTCTGACCCGCCGCGTCGAGGGCCCGGCGCCGTACCCCGGCGAGCTCGTCCGGTGCGGCGCGTCCGGGCGGGGCGCACGGCAGGGGATGCACACTGCGGTGATCGACCGTTGTGGAGCGCGGCGTTCGTGAGGCGAGCGCCACACTCCCCAACGGTCGATCATGGCGGGTTCCGCCGCACGCCGGTGGCGACGACGGCCGTCACGCGGGGCGGCGGGACGGACGAAGCCGGGGTCAGGCCCCGTGCGCCGGACGCTTCCGGCGACGCCGCCCCGCCACACCCGACGCCGCGACGATCGGTGTCGCGGCGCTGGCGTGCGCGTCGCGGTGCCGGCCACCACGACCGCAGTTCTCGACACCGCTGCGGGTCCCGGGAAGCGCGGACGCGGAGCGGATCGCACGCGGGGCCGGCACGACGTGGCCGGCGCCGTCGGCGACCGGGCGCACCGCGTTCCGGAGCGCGTGCAGCCGCTCGGCCCGCTCCGCGTCGGCGACGGCCAGGTCACGCCTCCGGGCAACGGCGGCGAGGTCGGTGGCCACCCCGCTGCCCGGCGCCCGGGTACCGGCGGAGCGGGCCGCCGCGAACCGGTCCCCGGGCCCGGACGCGGCCGGGGCCACCGCCGGCTCCTCCCGGCGCCGCGGATCCCGGATCGGCACGGCCGGCGCGGGGACGACGACGGGCTCGTCCGGCGCCGGTTCGGACGCCGGCGTCGTCGGCTCCGGCTCGGCCACGGGCGCCGTGGGCTGCGGCTCGGCCACGGGCGCCGTGGGCTGCGGCCCGGTCCCCGGCCCGCTCGACCGCTGTCCGGCCGCCGTCGCCGGACCGGTGCCGGACGACGCGAACGATGCACCCGACGTCGCCCGTGCGAACGACCCGGCCGGCGCGAACGACGCGGCCGGTGCGAACGACGGCGAGGACGGGGACGACGTGACGGACCCGATCCTCGGCAGCACCGCCGTCACCGGGTCGCACCGCGCGTCGTCGGTGGCGACCGGCGCGCTGTCCACAGACCTGTCCACAGCCGTGCGCACCGCGGCGCCTGCGACCGGCCGCGCCCGCATCCACCGCCGGGCCGGGCACTCGACCAGCGCGTACAGCAGGTGCGCCGCCGGCAGCGTCCCCGCGAGAACGGCCAGCGCGATCAGGTGCCCGGTCACGCCCCCGTCCGGGACGAGCCCCCGATCCCCCAGGAACCAGAGGATCTCGAACATCGGGATGTGCACGAGGTAGAGCGCGTACGAGATCCGCCCGCCGTGCACGACGGCGGCGCGGGTGAGCAGGTGGTGCACCGGCCCCCGGTCGGCGAGCGCCAGCGCGCCGACCAGCACCGGGAACAGCAGCACGGCCGCAGCGGCGCCGTACCCGGAACCGGGGACCAGCAGGACCGGGATCGCGACGGCGGTGAACGTGGCCGTCCACGACGCCGCCGCGGCGACCGGCCGGCCCGCGACCCGCGGTTCGGCAGCCCGCGTGGCGGGCACCCAGCCGGCCGTGCCGCGCAGCCGCCGTACGGCCAGCATCGCCAGCACCCCCGCGGAGAACCCGCCGAGGATCCGCACCAGCCAGCTGTACGGGTAGTACGGCGACCCGACGACCACGAACGCCGCCGCCACCGGGGCCACGCACAGCAGCGACCCGGCCGCCAGGGCCGCGAACGGCAGGTTCCGCAGCCGGTGGAAGGCCACGGCGAGCAGGGGGAAGAGCAGGTACGCCAGCCACTCCGCGCTGATCGACCAGGTCGGGCCGACCCAGGACGCGCCGTCCAGGTACGGCTCGTCCCACATGTGGACCAGGAGAAGCTGCTGCAGCCACGTGCCGGCGTCCAGCGACGGCTGCACCGCCTGGTAGGCGATCCGGCCGTCCGGGCCGAGCACGGCGCGCGCCACCAACCACACCCCGAAGAGGTGGAGCACGACCGCGTAGGCGGGCCACATCCGCGCCGCGCGCGCCCACAGGAACCGGCCCGAGTCGCGCACCCGCAGCCGCGGGCCGAGCCGGTCCAGGTGGGTCCAGGCGATCACGAACCCGCTCAGCACGAAGAACAGGTCCACGCCGAGTGCACCCTGAGTGATCAGCGGGCCGAGCCGGTCGGCCACCTCGGCGACCCCGGGCAGGGCGGTGAAGTGGAAGTGGAACACCACCACCCACACCGCGGCGACGATCCGCAGTCCGGTGAGCGCCCGCACCTCACCGGCGGCGGACGGGGCCCGGACGGTGGGATCGGCCGCGGGACGCGTAGGGGCGCTGATGCTCACGACGGCCCCAACGAGAGCCGATCACCACCGTCACCGGTGACACCTGAAGAGGGCCCGAATGTCGCATCCCGTGACACAGGGTGACGACCGGCCCCCGCGGCCGGACTTGAGATCCCGACGGGGCGAACCGCGTCCCGCCCGATCACGGGGGCGTCACAGATGATCTTCGGTACCCGTCTAGCCTCGGCAGGGTGCTGACCGCCGACACGGAGCCCGACCATCGGGCCGGGACCCGGTCCGGCGACCGCGGTTCCCGCCCTGCCGACCGCCTGCTGGCCGCGGGGCTCGGTCTGGTCTCCGCGTTGCTGGCGCTGGCGATCCCGTTCCTCCCGGTCGTGCAGAACACCGCGACCGTGACCTGGCCGAACGCGGAGACCGGGACGTCCCCGGTCAACGCGCCGCTCGTGGCGTACCGCCCGGAGTCCTTCTCGGCGACGATCTCCTGCGACGCCGTCCGCAGCCTCGACGCCCGCACCCCCGGCACGGCCACGGTGCTGTCCACGACACCGGACGCGGCACCGACCGGTGACGAGGTCGGGATGCGCCTGACCGTCACCGACGGCACGCTGGCCCTCGACGACCGCGGCCTGCGCGTCGCCACGACCGCGCTCCCGCCGCCGGGGGCACCGTGCACGTTCGGCTTCGAGTCGGACAGCGGATCGACGACGTCCACGCTGGCCGGCGAGACCGTCCACGAGACCACCCGCGACGACCGGCCGCAGGTCGCGGGCATCTACTCCGATCTCGACGCCGGCCTCGACCCGATGGGCGGGACCACCGTCCGGTTCGACACCGACAACCGCTACGACGGTGATGCGTCCGCGCTGAAGGTGGTCGCCGGCACGGTCGCGGTGCTCGCGCTGCTGGGGTCGCTGTTCTTCCTGCGCCGGATCGACGACCTCGACGCCCGCCGGGTCGTCCACGGGCGACGGCTGGCGGTCGGGCTGCGCGGCCGGGACACCGCACGCGACGCCGTCGTCGTCGCCGTCCTGGTCGTGTGGGCGCTCATCGGCTCGATGACCCCCGACGACGGCTACATCCTCGACATCTCGCGCGGCAACGACTCGAGCGGCTACATCGGCAACTACCACCGCTGGTTCGGCGTGCCCGAGGCACCGTTCGGCTGGTTCTACCAGCTGTACTCGCTGTGGAGCGGGATCTCGGACGCCGTGCTGTGGCTGCGGGTCCCGGCCCTGGTGATGGGCATCGTCTCCTGGTTCCTGATCAGCCGGGCGCTGCTGCCGCGGCTGGGCACCCGGGTCCGGCGCAGCCGGTCCGCGGGCTGGGCGGCTGCCGGGGTGTTCCTGTGCTTCTGGCTGCCGTTCAACAACGGGCTGCGCCCGGAGACGGTCGTGATGATCGCCGCGCTGGTGTCGTTCGTGATGCTGGAGCGGGCACTCGCCACCCGACGGCTGCTGCCGGTCGCGGGCGCGCTGGTGGCCGGGGCGTTCGCCGTCGCCGCGACGCCGACCGGCCTCATCGCCCTCGCCCCGTTCCTCGCGGCCGCGCGGCCACTGCTGACCCTGCTGACCGAGCGGATCCGCCGTTCCGGTCCGCTGACGACCCTCGCCCCGCTGGCGGCCGCCGGCCTGATCGTGCTCACCGCCGTGTTCGGCGACCAGACCTGGGCGACGATCGCCGAGGCGACCCGGGTCCGGACGGCCATCGGGCCGAGCCTGTCCTGGTACGAGGAACTCTCCCGCTACGAGCTGCTGTTCAGCGAGACCCGGGACGGGTCGGTGCAGCGCCGCTTCCCGGTGCTGCTGCTGTGGCTGTGCACGGCCGTGTCGACGGTCGTGCTGCTGCGCCGGGGCCGCATCCCGGGTGCGGCGCTGGGCTTCTCCCGCCGGCTGCTCGCCAGCACGGCGGTGTCGTTCGCGGTCCTCGCGCTCACCCCGACGAAGTGGACCCACCACTTCGGGGCGTTCGCAGCGCTCGGGGCCGGCGTCGCGGCGCTGGCCGCGCTGGCCACCAGCACGGGGGTGCTCCGGTCGCGGCGCAACCAGGCGGTGTTCCTCGCCGCCGTGCTCGCCGTGACGGGTCTGGCGTTCACCGGCCCGAACACCTGGTGGTACGTCTCCGACTGGGGCGTGCCCTGGTTCGACAAGCCGGTCTCGGTCAGCGGCATCCGGGCGACCTCGCTGCTGCTGGCGGCCGCGTTCGTCTCGCTGATCGTCGCGGCGGTCGAGCACCTGCGGTCGAAGTCGGGTGTGCCGCGACCGGTCCGCCAGACCGTCGGCCGGCGGCGGGGCCGGATCGGCCAGGCCCAGGCCGTCCGGCTGGGGTCGGCCCCGCTCGCGGTGATCTGCGCCTGCATGGTGCTGTTCCAGGTCGCGTCGCTCGCCAAGGGCATGGAGAAGCAGGCGGGCTCGTACTCGCTCGGCGCGGACGTCCTGACCGACCCCACCGGCTCCGAGTGCGGCCTGGCCGGGCGGATCCTGGTGGAGACCGACCCCGCGGCGAACGTGCTGCCGCCCGCGCCGCGCACCGGTGGTGCCGGCGCGGAGCCGCCGGTCGCCGAGGGCTTCGTCCCCGACGGCCTGCCGCCGTCCGGACCGGGGTCGTTGCGGGACACCGGCGGTGACGGTGCCCGGCGGGCCGGGATCACCGGGACCGGCCCCCTCGGCGGGCCGGTCGTCGGCAGCTGGTCGTCGGACCCGAACACCGTCGGCGACTACCGGTCCGGCTGGTACGCGCTCCCCGACGCCGCCCGGGACGGCGCCGCACCGCTGGTGCTCGGGATCGCCGGCATCGTCGGCGGCGGGAACTCGCTGACCCTGGAGTTCGCCCGCGACGGGCAGGTCGTCGACTCGGTCGAGCCGTCCGGCAGCGCCGGAACGGTGACGACGACCTCCGACCACGCCGGCGGCGCCGCGGGTGGCATGGGCTGGCGGGACGTGCGCCTGCACCTCGCCGGGCGGGAGGCCGCGAACGCCGACTCGGTCCGCGTCGTCGTCTCCGACCGCGGGCTCGGGCCCAACTCGTGGATCGCCGTGGCGCAGCCGCGGGTCCCGCAGCTCACCGCGCTGACCGAGGTCGTGGCGGGACGCCCCGGTTACCTGGACTGGGCGACGTCGTTCGTGCACCCGTGCCTGAGGCGGTTCGACGTGCACCGCGGCATCGCCGAGGTCCCGGCGTTCCGGATGCTTGCCGACATCCAGCAGCGGACGGTCGCCGACGAGTGGGGCCGCGCGTCCAACGGCGGCCCGCAGGGGTGGCTCACCCAGGTCGGCGCCCAGCGCTACGTGCCGACCTACCTGCCGGGCGCGTGGGACTTCGACTGGGGCCAGATCCGGCTGATCGACCCCTACGAGCCGCGGGCGGTGCCGGCCCCGGTCGAGCACGGGGAACGCACGATGTGGGGCTGGCAGCAGGTCGGTGAGGCGGGCAGCCCGCCCCCGAACCCGGCGCCGCTGCCGGGCTGACAGACTCAGCCGAGCCCGAACCGACCGAGAGGCGACTGCGAGACATGCTGGACACCGCCGGTACGACCCGCGACGGCGCCCCCGCACCCGCCGCACCGTGGGCCGGTGACGCACGGCCCGGCCGGCTGGTGGTCCAGCGTGGACCGTTCACCGGGCCGAGCGCGCTGGTGCCGGAGGACCTCTACGCGGAGGTCCTGCGCGGGGCTGCCCGCCGCGAGCGTGGCCGCATCGAGCTGGCTCCGGCCTCCCTGGTCACGACGAACACGTACTGGGGGCGGCTGCACGCCACGTACTGGCAGCGCTGGACCGCGGTCGACGAGGTGCGCGTGTCCCTGCGCGCGAGCGGGCGCGGCCGGATCTGGCTGATGGCGTCGGACACCAACAAGGTGGCCCGCGCGGTCGCGGTGTCCGATGTCGACGGGGACACCGCCGTGGAGCTCACCGGGCGGATCGACCGGTTCGTCGACGGCGGCGGGCTCTGGCTGGAGCTGGGCACGGACACCGGGTCCATGACGGTGTCCGATGTGGAGTGGTCGGTCCGGGCTGCCGGTCCGGCCCGGCCCACGACGGTCACCATCTGCACGCACAACCGGGTCGAGGACTGCCTGAACACGCTGCAGTCCCTGGTGGACGACACCGAGGCCCGTGCCCGGGTCGCGCTGGTCCGGGTGGTCGACCAGGGTAGTGACCCGCTGGAGTCCCGGGACCGGTTCGCGGCGATCGCGGACGCGTTCGGCACGCAGCTCGTCTACCAGCGCCAGCCGAACCTGGGCGGCGCCGGCGGGTTCACCCGCGGCCTCTACGAGGCCACCGCCGGGGACCCGGCCGACGACCACGACGTCCTCCTCATGGACGACGACGTGCTGCTCGACCCGGAGATCGTCGTGCGCCTGACCGGGTTCGCCGCGTGCACGGCGACGCCCACCATCGTCGGCGGGCAGATGCTCAACCTGCTGCACCCCGGCCACGTGCACATCACCGCCGAGTACGCCGAGCCGGAGCGGCTCCGGGTCGGCCGGCCGGTGCCGGGCGCACTCGAGGAGGGCTTCCTGCTCGGCCGCGACGACCGGGACCTGCCGACCGTGCAGGACCGGCGGGTCGACACCGAGTACAACGGCTGGTGGTCCTGCCTGATCCCGGCGCCGATCGTGCGCGCGATCGGCTACCCGCTGCCGCTGTTCTTCCAGTGGGACGACGTGGAGTACGGCTACCGCGCCCGCGAGCACGGCTACCCCACGGTCTCCCTGCCCGGCGCCGGCGTGTGGCACGCCGACTTCGGGTGGAAGGACTGGGACGAGTGGCACCGTTACTTCAACCAGCGCAACGGCCTGATCACCGCGGCGCTGCGCACCGGGTTCGACCGGCGCACGGTCACCACCACGATCGTCGAGCTGCTGGCCCAGTACCTGGTCGCGATGCAGTACGGCCTGGCCGCGACCCTGCTGACCGCGGTCGAGGACTTCCTGGAGGGCCCGTCGGTCCTCGACGACGGCTCGGCGGCCGCCGCCGCCCGGATCCGCCGGATCCGGGCCGCGTACCCCGAGACGGCGGCCGTGCCGATCTCCGGTGCCGCCCTGGACCCGCGCGAGTCCGTGGTGCACCTGGCCGGGCCGAAGCCGAGCAAGATGGTCCGGACGTGGCTGAAGCGGGCGGTCCTGCAGGCGTCCGGCCGGCTGCCGTTCCGGTCCGGGATGGTGCCCGCCGGCGAGGCGCACTGGTGGCACGTGGCGCTGTTCGAGCGGGCGGTCGTGACCGACATGGCCGAGACCGGCGTCCGGGTCCGGACCCGGGACCGGGAGCATCTGCGCGCGCTCGCCACCCGCGGTGTGCGGACCGTGCGCAGGCTCTACACCGAGGGCCCCGCCGCGGCCCGGACCTGGAAGGCGGCCGAGCCCCGGCTGACCGCCCGGGAGACGTGGACCCGGCTCTACTCCACCCCCTGATCACCGACCGGGGAGCGACCGGGTAGCTCGCGTCCGCTCCGGTCCCGGTGCTCGTCCCGGATCGCCGGACCGCCGCGCCCGGACCCCGATCAGGACGGCCGGCAGCACGGCCACCGCGGCCACCGGCATCGGCGCGCCGAGCACGAACCCGACCGCGAGATCGACGACGACGGCCGCGCACGCCGCCGCGAACATCCACCGCGGCCCGGTTCCCGGCTTCGGGCGGCCGGGCGTCCACGGCGTCCGGCCCCACGGCTTCGCGATCGACACCCAGGCCTGGAACGCGATCGCCGACACCATCAGCAGGGTCGTGGTGAGCAGCGCGGCCGGCGGGGCGGACGCCGGGGCGACCCGTGCGCCGTCGAGCATCCCGGACAGCACGAAGATCCCCAGGTACAGCTGGACCAGGGTGATCCCGAACTTCACCGTCACCCACCAGTGGTGGAACAAGCCGTACGGCGTCGCGGCGGCGAGCACGATCCCGGTCAGCGCCGATCCGGTGGCGAGCGGGGCGAGCAGCACGGCGTCGAGGTGGTGCGCGGCGAGC
It contains:
- a CDS encoding glycosyltransferase; the protein is MLDTAGTTRDGAPAPAAPWAGDARPGRLVVQRGPFTGPSALVPEDLYAEVLRGAARRERGRIELAPASLVTTNTYWGRLHATYWQRWTAVDEVRVSLRASGRGRIWLMASDTNKVARAVAVSDVDGDTAVELTGRIDRFVDGGGLWLELGTDTGSMTVSDVEWSVRAAGPARPTTVTICTHNRVEDCLNTLQSLVDDTEARARVALVRVVDQGSDPLESRDRFAAIADAFGTQLVYQRQPNLGGAGGFTRGLYEATAGDPADDHDVLLMDDDVLLDPEIVVRLTGFAACTATPTIVGGQMLNLLHPGHVHITAEYAEPERLRVGRPVPGALEEGFLLGRDDRDLPTVQDRRVDTEYNGWWSCLIPAPIVRAIGYPLPLFFQWDDVEYGYRAREHGYPTVSLPGAGVWHADFGWKDWDEWHRYFNQRNGLITAALRTGFDRRTVTTTIVELLAQYLVAMQYGLAATLLTAVEDFLEGPSVLDDGSAAAAARIRRIRAAYPETAAVPISGAALDPRESVVHLAGPKPSKMVRTWLKRAVLQASGRLPFRSGMVPAGEAHWWHVALFERAVVTDMAETGVRVRTRDREHLRALATRGVRTVRRLYTEGPAAARTWKAAEPRLTARETWTRLYSTP
- a CDS encoding arabinosyltransferase domain-containing protein, with the translated sequence MLTADTEPDHRAGTRSGDRGSRPADRLLAAGLGLVSALLALAIPFLPVVQNTATVTWPNAETGTSPVNAPLVAYRPESFSATISCDAVRSLDARTPGTATVLSTTPDAAPTGDEVGMRLTVTDGTLALDDRGLRVATTALPPPGAPCTFGFESDSGSTTSTLAGETVHETTRDDRPQVAGIYSDLDAGLDPMGGTTVRFDTDNRYDGDASALKVVAGTVAVLALLGSLFFLRRIDDLDARRVVHGRRLAVGLRGRDTARDAVVVAVLVVWALIGSMTPDDGYILDISRGNDSSGYIGNYHRWFGVPEAPFGWFYQLYSLWSGISDAVLWLRVPALVMGIVSWFLISRALLPRLGTRVRRSRSAGWAAAGVFLCFWLPFNNGLRPETVVMIAALVSFVMLERALATRRLLPVAGALVAGAFAVAATPTGLIALAPFLAAARPLLTLLTERIRRSGPLTTLAPLAAAGLIVLTAVFGDQTWATIAEATRVRTAIGPSLSWYEELSRYELLFSETRDGSVQRRFPVLLLWLCTAVSTVVLLRRGRIPGAALGFSRRLLASTAVSFAVLALTPTKWTHHFGAFAALGAGVAALAALATSTGVLRSRRNQAVFLAAVLAVTGLAFTGPNTWWYVSDWGVPWFDKPVSVSGIRATSLLLAAAFVSLIVAAVEHLRSKSGVPRPVRQTVGRRRGRIGQAQAVRLGSAPLAVICACMVLFQVASLAKGMEKQAGSYSLGADVLTDPTGSECGLAGRILVETDPAANVLPPAPRTGGAGAEPPVAEGFVPDGLPPSGPGSLRDTGGDGARRAGITGTGPLGGPVVGSWSSDPNTVGDYRSGWYALPDAARDGAAPLVLGIAGIVGGGNSLTLEFARDGQVVDSVEPSGSAGTVTTTSDHAGGAAGGMGWRDVRLHLAGREAANADSVRVVVSDRGLGPNSWIAVAQPRVPQLTALTEVVAGRPGYLDWATSFVHPCLRRFDVHRGIAEVPAFRMLADIQQRTVADEWGRASNGGPQGWLTQVGAQRYVPTYLPGAWDFDWGQIRLIDPYEPRAVPAPVEHGERTMWGWQQVGEAGSPPPNPAPLPG
- a CDS encoding acyltransferase; the encoded protein is MSISAPTRPAADPTVRAPSAAGEVRALTGLRIVAAVWVVVFHFHFTALPGVAEVADRLGPLITQGALGVDLFFVLSGFVIAWTHLDRLGPRLRVRDSGRFLWARAARMWPAYAVVLHLFGVWLVARAVLGPDGRIAYQAVQPSLDAGTWLQQLLLVHMWDEPYLDGASWVGPTWSISAEWLAYLLFPLLAVAFHRLRNLPFAALAAGSLLCVAPVAAAFVVVGSPYYPYSWLVRILGGFSAGVLAMLAVRRLRGTAGWVPATRAAEPRVAGRPVAAAASWTATFTAVAIPVLLVPGSGYGAAAAVLLFPVLVGALALADRGPVHHLLTRAAVVHGGRISYALYLVHIPMFEILWFLGDRGLVPDGGVTGHLIALAVLAGTLPAAHLLYALVECPARRWMRARPVAGAAVRTAVDRSVDSAPVATDDARCDPVTAVLPRIGSVTSSPSSPSFAPAASFAPAGSFARATSGASFASSGTGPATAAGQRSSGPGTGPQPTAPVAEPQPTAPVAEPEPTTPASEPAPDEPVVVPAPAVPIRDPRRREEPAVAPAASGPGDRFAAARSAGTRAPGSGVATDLAAVARRRDLAVADAERAERLHALRNAVRPVADGAGHVVPAPRAIRSASALPGTRSGVENCGRGGRHRDAHASAATPIVAASGVAGRRRRKRPAHGA